A genome region from Mauremys reevesii isolate NIE-2019 linkage group 12, ASM1616193v1, whole genome shotgun sequence includes the following:
- the LOC120375506 gene encoding histone H4, whose protein sequence is MSGRGKGGKGLGKGGAKRHRKVLRDNIQGITKPAIRRLARRGGVKRISGLIYEETRGVLKVFLENVIRDAVTYTEHAKRKTVTAMDVVYALKRQGRTLYGFGG, encoded by the coding sequence ATGTCTGGGCGTGGTAAGGGAGGCAAGGGTCTTGGGAAAGGAGGCGCTAAGCGCCATAGGAAGGTGTTGAGGGATAACATCCAGGGTATTACGAAACCCGCTATTCGCCGTTTGGCTCGTCGTGGGGGAGTGAAGCGTATTTCAGGCCTCATTTACGAGGAGACTCGCGGGGTGCTGAAAGTGTTTCTGGAGAACGTGATCCGAGATGCTGTTACTTACACCGAGCATGCGAAGCGGAAGACTGTGACTGCTATGGACGTTGTTTATGCATTGAAGCGCCAGGGTCGGACTCTGTACGGATTTGGAGGCTAA